From Roseburia hominis, the proteins below share one genomic window:
- a CDS encoding TniQ family protein yields the protein MIGFFPTLYPDELLYSGMSRYHAQNGYGTYRSSAEDFFQNPQVRPDIEFMNAYTENALSVLTSAMPLEELILRHTMFLFYGAFLPLERRKKAFSSLLRMEGGHRNYLSLPLSKQGRSRFLRYCPLCAETDRETYGETYWHRSGQLAGISVCPIHGCFLIDSDISVSGKAAPAFAPAELSIPYSSHICYSDSAVEKELAAYVFQLFTEKTDILNEVEMGTFLHTRLEGTKYLSPRGEQRNIGLLHWDFTEYYRELPDNRFTELWQLQKVFAGDRFHFTEVAMLAMFLQIAPKEAAQRTLPKKTQVQVFEEQIRRLHSEQGLNYPEIARRLGASVNVVKPVGEGRYGKQKALSVESRPQKGGPHVKEWETIDIETLPLVQQAIERLWNGTDTGGRPGRVTVFGVEKALGLPSKRLQKLPRCMAEIQAHYESFPEYWAREVSVAACRLEQQGQALNWKHIREMTNLNRRNFQLCLAFLEQYAKPELAAAIREIL from the coding sequence ATGATTGGATTCTTTCCAACTCTGTACCCGGATGAACTGTTATACAGCGGGATGAGCCGTTATCATGCCCAAAATGGATATGGGACATACAGAAGCTCTGCGGAGGATTTCTTCCAGAATCCGCAGGTCAGGCCGGATATCGAGTTTATGAATGCCTATACGGAGAATGCGTTATCCGTACTTACAAGTGCCATGCCATTGGAAGAACTGATACTTCGACATACCATGTTTCTGTTTTATGGTGCGTTCCTGCCTCTGGAACGGAGAAAGAAAGCCTTTTCCTCCCTCCTTCGGATGGAGGGAGGCCACAGGAATTATCTCTCCTTGCCGCTTTCAAAACAGGGAAGATCACGATTCTTAAGGTACTGCCCGCTTTGTGCCGAGACGGACAGGGAAACCTATGGAGAAACATACTGGCACAGGAGCGGGCAGTTAGCCGGAATCAGTGTCTGCCCCATTCATGGCTGCTTTCTTATTGACAGTGATATCTCTGTTTCAGGAAAGGCAGCACCGGCTTTTGCTCCTGCGGAATTGTCCATCCCATACAGTAGCCATATATGCTATAGCGACAGTGCAGTGGAAAAGGAACTTGCAGCCTATGTATTTCAGCTATTTACGGAAAAGACAGACATTCTGAATGAAGTGGAGATGGGAACCTTTCTGCATACAAGGCTGGAAGGGACAAAGTATCTTTCCCCACGGGGAGAACAAAGAAATATCGGGTTATTGCACTGGGATTTTACAGAATATTACCGGGAATTGCCGGATAATCGCTTTACGGAACTGTGGCAGCTGCAGAAAGTATTTGCCGGTGACCGGTTTCACTTTACAGAGGTCGCTATGCTGGCCATGTTTCTACAGATCGCTCCAAAAGAGGCCGCACAAAGAACGCTCCCGAAAAAGACGCAGGTGCAGGTATTTGAGGAGCAGATACGGCGGCTGCACTCAGAGCAGGGGCTGAACTATCCAGAGATAGCAAGGCGGCTGGGGGCTTCGGTCAATGTGGTAAAACCGGTGGGTGAGGGCAGGTATGGGAAGCAGAAAGCACTTTCTGTAGAGAGCAGACCCCAAAAAGGAGGTCCGCATGTGAAAGAATGGGAAACCATCGATATAGAAACGCTTCCTCTGGTACAGCAGGCAATCGAAAGGCTATGGAACGGCACAGATACCGGCGGCAGGCCGGGCCGGGTGACCGTGTTTGGTGTGGAGAAGGCGCTGGGACTTCCATCGAAGCGGCTACAGAAACTGCCCCGGTGCATGGCAGAAATACAGGCGCACTATGAGAGCTTCCCGGAATACTGGGCAAGAGAGGTAAGCGTAGCTGCCTGCAGACTGGAACAGCAGGGACAGGCCCTGAACTGGAAACATATCAGGGAAATGACGAATTTAAACCGCAGAAATTTCCAGTTATGCCTTGCCTTTCTGGAACAGTATGCGAAGCCGGAGCTTGCTGCGGCTATACGGGAGATTTTATAA
- a CDS encoding PBECR4 domain-containing protein, with protein METLSNGHKSKLRNQIITGARNYNKYLVNKVFKIVCADGLEVDVRFFPSDYKHLTGLYSNLGDDDFYRNCVLGTIDVGNIATDQKYNWSTLRTKGKHVEKIHELFYKDGGKSLLLEVLDTRTCIFPYAVKSPASNMCIGFATDVNKARTLRKASASTKSKAEKRIIAIFAKQVGNITYNELVYVSNVVGIYEKDELLLDKLDDSLQMKFLEIITKPEQLCV; from the coding sequence ATGGAGACGTTATCAAATGGACATAAAAGCAAGTTAAGAAATCAGATAATTACTGGGGCACGAAATTATAATAAATATTTGGTTAATAAAGTGTTTAAGATTGTGTGTGCCGACGGACTTGAGGTTGATGTTCGATTTTTTCCATCGGATTATAAGCATTTAACAGGTCTTTATAGTAATTTGGGTGATGATGATTTTTATCGAAATTGTGTTTTGGGAACGATTGATGTTGGAAATATTGCTACAGACCAAAAGTATAATTGGAGTACATTAAGAACAAAGGGAAAACATGTTGAAAAAATTCATGAATTGTTTTATAAAGATGGTGGTAAATCTTTACTTTTGGAAGTATTAGATACTAGAACTTGTATATTTCCTTATGCTGTTAAAAGCCCTGCCAGTAATATGTGCATTGGGTTTGCAACTGATGTTAATAAGGCAAGAACTTTAAGAAAAGCCAGCGCTTCAACAAAGTCAAAAGCAGAAAAACGGATTATAGCTATATTTGCAAAACAGGTGGGAAATATTACATATAATGAACTGGTATATGTTTCAAATGTAGTTGGTATATATGAAAAGGATGAATTGTTATTGGATAAACTTGATGATTCCCTTCAGATGAAATTTTTAGAAATTATTACTAAGCCTGAACAGTTATGTGTATAG
- a CDS encoding JAB domain-containing protein codes for MAERVIPEFHQVEPRLSLVHFPPVQTKIERAVDAIKFVCRNILNESYRERLIGIYCDCQLHPVCYSVIAEGDEIHVDTRIQDILTPALLYGVSRIILIHNHPSGSGAPSENDYKFSYNMYHRCMDFGMYLMDSIIMPCGQNPDDIKFTSLAFEKEEENPWYQYELQVQAKNKQKAAAAESTT; via the coding sequence ATGGCAGAGAGGGTAATTCCGGAATTTCATCAGGTGGAGCCAAGGCTTTCGCTTGTCCATTTTCCACCTGTACAGACAAAGATTGAGAGAGCCGTAGACGCTATAAAGTTTGTATGCAGGAATATCTTGAATGAGTCCTACCGTGAAAGGCTTATAGGAATTTATTGTGACTGCCAGCTACACCCGGTTTGTTACAGTGTGATTGCAGAGGGGGACGAAATACATGTAGACACCAGAATTCAGGATATACTGACACCGGCTCTGCTTTATGGGGTAAGCCGGATTATACTCATTCACAACCATCCGAGTGGAAGTGGTGCTCCCTCAGAAAATGATTATAAATTCTCCTACAATATGTATCATCGTTGTATGGATTTTGGTATGTACCTGATGGATAGTATCATCATGCCCTGCGGTCAGAATCCCGATGATATAAAATTTACAAGCCTTGCCTTTGAGAAAGAGGAGGAAAACCCGTGGTATCAGTATGAGTTGCAGGTACAGGCGAAAAACAAGCAGAAAGCAGCTGCGGCAGAGAGTACTACATGA
- a CDS encoding relaxase/mobilization nuclease domain-containing protein, which translates to MSVCSVIPCYYLEAAIRYSLDGDGHNGKSDRVLACTGVGMKNSNPWSQMYIGQMRGDLMKNGRDNKAGKAIQCYRYLQSFSRRELDPNNLDDVMTAHEAGVQLAKSMFPGYKVLVVTQADGSGSTYQKYGDDYGCLHNHITVVNARASDGKCLRGKQTTWLCKDGFRDTSDKIVKQLIGNRFDPGKDTEVPSSSTTLRAMCKRNETLIENGEAPKYIVMEDLLQRVLDSKNSSVSWDDFKARLQTNGVHIKDLLPDGHLNPKHKYVTFVLDDLTAYHAAGGKKKSVSMRGSKKDPSLERNELIAYFRKKELDQRQAALEIKFPFCQSSPEEDNPDYDEYENL; encoded by the coding sequence TTGAGTGTTTGTAGTGTCATTCCCTGTTATTATCTGGAAGCGGCCATCCGCTATTCGCTGGATGGTGACGGCCACAACGGGAAATCCGACCGGGTACTTGCCTGTACCGGTGTCGGCATGAAAAATTCTAATCCATGGTCTCAGATGTATATCGGCCAAATGAGAGGCGACCTGATGAAAAACGGGCGGGACAATAAAGCCGGGAAAGCTATCCAGTGTTACCGGTATTTGCAGAGCTTTTCACGGCGAGAACTTGACCCCAACAATCTGGACGATGTAATGACGGCCCACGAAGCGGGCGTACAGCTTGCAAAGTCCATGTTCCCAGGCTATAAAGTTCTTGTAGTCACCCAAGCTGATGGGAGCGGCAGCACGTACCAAAAATATGGCGATGATTACGGATGTCTTCATAACCACATTACCGTGGTCAATGCCAGAGCCAGTGATGGGAAATGCCTCCGGGGCAAACAGACCACCTGGCTGTGTAAAGACGGCTTCCGAGACACATCTGACAAAATTGTGAAACAGTTAATTGGTAACCGCTTCGATCCAGGAAAAGATACGGAGGTCCCGTCCTCTTCCACAACGCTCCGAGCTATGTGTAAGCGTAATGAAACGCTTATCGAAAATGGCGAGGCCCCCAAATACATCGTCATGGAAGATTTACTCCAACGTGTACTGGATTCCAAAAACAGTTCTGTAAGCTGGGACGATTTTAAAGCCCGCCTGCAGACGAACGGGGTACACATCAAAGATTTATTACCGGACGGCCATTTAAACCCCAAGCATAAGTATGTGACCTTTGTCCTTGATGACCTGACCGCATACCACGCAGCCGGAGGCAAGAAAAAAAGCGTATCCATGAGAGGCAGTAAAAAAGACCCTTCCCTTGAACGCAATGAGCTGATTGCTTACTTCCGAAAAAAAGAACTGGATCAAAGACAGGCAGCACTGGAAATCAAATTTCCATTCTGCCAGAGCTCCCCGGAAGAAGATAATCCAGATTATGATGAATATGAAAATCTTTAA
- a CDS encoding recombinase family protein codes for MSIYGYIRVSTKQQKVQRQIDNIKDFDNDAILYIEKQSGKDIEGRNEFQKLLKRVKSGDTIIFDEVSRMSRNASEGYALYMELFHKNVNLIFLKERHIDTEEYKRRTQSHLHRIESQDAKMDNLVNGILELVEEFEKENLKDNIRLAFEQAEHERLFLIKRVREGKARSQTKQGRPAGSPNLSKEKANAIKKKIRELSKDFDGFYTDTKIFRDYLQISKTTYYRYKRELLAERN; via the coding sequence ATGAGTATTTATGGATATATCCGAGTCTCGACCAAACAACAGAAGGTACAGAGACAAATTGATAATATTAAGGATTTTGACAATGACGCAATTCTTTATATTGAAAAACAGTCTGGTAAAGATATTGAGGGGCGCAATGAGTTCCAGAAGCTCTTAAAACGTGTAAAATCTGGTGATACGATTATCTTCGATGAAGTTAGCAGGATGAGCAGAAATGCGTCAGAGGGATATGCACTTTATATGGAATTGTTTCATAAGAATGTCAATCTGATTTTTTTAAAGGAGCGGCATATTGATACAGAGGAGTACAAACGCCGTACACAATCACATCTTCATCGTATTGAATCGCAGGACGCAAAAATGGATAATCTCGTTAATGGCATTCTGGAATTGGTAGAAGAATTTGAAAAAGAAAATTTGAAGGATAATATCCGATTGGCTTTTGAACAGGCAGAGCATGAACGCTTATTTTTGATTAAACGTGTCAGAGAAGGGAAAGCGCGGAGCCAGACGAAGCAAGGCAGACCAGCGGGCAGCCCGAATCTGTCAAAAGAAAAAGCAAATGCTATTAAGAAGAAAATCCGGGAATTATCGAAAGACTTTGACGGATTTTATACAGACACAAAAATTTTCAGAGATTACCTTCAAATTTCCAAAACCACCTATTACAGGTATAAAAGGGAACTTCTTGCGGAGCGTAATTAG
- a CDS encoding excisionase → MRETAISEAITIDMNEAAKLSGLSKSKIYKLVKQPDCNFALYVGPRKLLIRYRPFKEYLMTHDFI, encoded by the coding sequence ATGCGTGAGACAGCTATTTCAGAAGCAATTACCATCGATATGAATGAGGCCGCAAAATTGTCTGGTCTGAGCAAAAGTAAGATTTACAAGCTCGTCAAGCAGCCTGACTGCAACTTTGCCCTGTATGTGGGGCCAAGAAAACTTCTCATCAGATACCGGCCATTTAAAGAGTATCTGATGACACACGATTTTATCTAG
- a CDS encoding AAA family ATPase — MKRDSAKKFWRGYMDVLCRGGGSITMVNPLEEFRTRANKGGFAALTDEEYFQNEQQAAEFASFWKYKPKEVISNIIANALAKIDLSEEDQKMIADIIAEASVNTKYDVSTDMDEIPWAEDVCDFEPADMPTPFDDLGWTPRSIYNYLENRVYGQKEAKRAAAMLVYQHLHGNRRNVVMAGPTGCGKTEIWRTLSREFDCIKILNGPQISCDGWKGSYHIKDIFLDEPREKAGKQIIVIDEADKLFEPTVGAGGTDFAQRIQNELLKIMDGDTITFVEENNTGRRLTVDCSGISMVFCGSFERMLKEKTAASGSIGFGQPVKTESVIAECSEEDLIQYANVRREIAGRINQIVTLDMLDSSDFEAILKSKASPIEKLEKTYGITLSVDDEIRKKLATEAAESGLGCRYIFSRLQSMLDDKMFDTPESKAFVLAPD; from the coding sequence ATGAAGCGGGATTCGGCAAAGAAATTTTGGCGGGGCTATATGGATGTCTTATGCAGGGGCGGCGGCAGCATAACCATGGTAAATCCATTGGAGGAATTTAGGACCCGGGCAAACAAAGGCGGGTTTGCAGCCCTTACGGATGAAGAATACTTTCAAAATGAACAGCAGGCCGCAGAGTTCGCCTCTTTTTGGAAATATAAGCCGAAGGAGGTTATCAGTAACATTATCGCAAATGCGCTAGCGAAAATTGACCTGTCGGAGGAAGACCAGAAAATGATTGCCGACATTATCGCCGAAGCCTCCGTAAATACAAAGTATGATGTCAGTACCGATATGGATGAAATTCCGTGGGCGGAGGATGTCTGCGATTTTGAACCTGCGGATATGCCGACTCCTTTTGATGATTTGGGGTGGACGCCACGCAGTATTTATAATTACCTTGAGAATCGGGTTTACGGGCAGAAGGAAGCCAAACGGGCGGCTGCCATGCTCGTATATCAGCACCTGCATGGGAACCGAAGGAATGTTGTCATGGCGGGGCCGACTGGTTGTGGAAAGACGGAAATCTGGCGTACCCTGTCCCGGGAATTTGACTGCATAAAAATCCTCAATGGACCGCAGATTTCCTGTGATGGCTGGAAGGGAAGCTATCACATAAAGGATATCTTTCTGGATGAGCCCCGGGAAAAGGCGGGGAAACAGATAATTGTCATTGATGAGGCAGATAAGCTTTTTGAGCCCACCGTAGGCGCTGGCGGTACGGATTTCGCTCAGAGAATACAGAATGAATTGCTGAAAATAATGGATGGAGATACCATCACATTTGTGGAGGAGAATAACACCGGCAGACGTCTTACCGTGGACTGTTCCGGTATATCCATGGTCTTTTGCGGCAGCTTTGAGCGTATGCTTAAAGAAAAGACAGCAGCTTCCGGCAGTATTGGCTTTGGCCAGCCTGTTAAGACGGAAAGTGTGATTGCAGAGTGCAGCGAAGAAGATTTAATCCAGTATGCGAATGTACGCCGGGAAATTGCAGGAAGAATTAACCAGATAGTGACACTGGATATGCTGGATTCCAGTGATTTTGAGGCAATCTTAAAGAGCAAAGCCTCCCCGATTGAAAAACTGGAAAAAACATATGGAATTACTCTGTCCGTGGATGATGAAATCAGGAAAAAACTTGCCACGGAGGCGGCAGAAAGCGGTCTTGGATGTCGATACATCTTTTCCAGATTACAGAGCATGTTGGATGATAAGATGTTTGACACCCCGGAATCAAAGGCGTTTGTACTGGCACCGGATTGA
- a CDS encoding DUF5688 family protein yields MTQYLQAFREETDIISKEELISSLFPILYPAEKLPDTCVKAAVKGMEDIAIAFLINRQNGYGTLFSKTEMEMYGITMQEIFDHANHTNYGFKLASLSAMLGHPDDTINNIFYVLTNESGYFGAAAITNPVVLHRLRENFGCSLYILPSSVHEVLLLPVGVFPKADPRELAAMVKEINRAEVEPKDRLSDRVYFFDYEQDCIRTVA; encoded by the coding sequence ATGACACAATATTTACAGGCCTTTCGTGAAGAGACAGATATCATTTCCAAAGAGGAGTTAATAAGCAGCTTGTTTCCGATTTTGTACCCTGCTGAAAAATTGCCTGATACCTGTGTGAAGGCAGCAGTAAAAGGAATGGAGGATATCGCCATCGCATTTCTTATCAATAGACAGAATGGGTATGGCACGCTGTTCTCTAAGACAGAAATGGAAATGTACGGAATCACCATGCAGGAGATATTTGACCATGCAAATCATACAAATTATGGGTTCAAACTGGCTTCCCTGTCTGCAATGCTGGGCCATCCTGATGATACCATAAATAACATTTTTTATGTCCTTACCAATGAGAGTGGCTATTTTGGCGCTGCGGCCATTACTAATCCTGTTGTGCTTCACAGATTACGGGAAAACTTTGGCTGTTCTCTCTATATTTTGCCGTCTTCCGTACATGAAGTACTGCTTCTTCCTGTAGGAGTATTTCCGAAGGCAGACCCCAGGGAACTTGCAGCGATGGTTAAGGAGATTAACCGGGCAGAGGTGGAACCGAAAGACCGCCTTTCTGACCGTGTATATTTCTTTGATTACGAGCAGGACTGTATCCGTACAGTCGCATAA
- a CDS encoding AAA family ATPase: MFDPEILIGKLPPMLSGGRLQRAMEVLPPYEETVKEKEITDRLIGLSDLYQIYLPSQMSQEIYSKLYLAMLRALRKKGTRLAIQQSNENYRGICETGKNRSLSYEYTGILGGSDSFTIIGTSGIGKSSAIAMSIRLMMENPVLELTNPYMRVLPCVVVQCPFDSSVKGMLLEILRKVDEVLETKYYEGALRARSTTDMLIGSVSQVCLNHVGLLVVDEIQNVAGSKNGKSLIGSLTQLINNSGISICMVGTPESTAFFEQAMPLARRSLGLQYGPMPYGKEFSSFCEVLFSYQYVREPSFLSGQIIEWLYEHSAGVVSSVVSLIHDAQEIAILDGREKLDIGTLNDAYRQRMKLLHGYIRPTVVHNGQCSAPKKKQAAGAYVQGASGVENGNSDTEEHLIAGLVAAAKAEQENIVAILKNYMVVTEVGV, translated from the coding sequence ATGTTTGATCCAGAAATCCTTATCGGGAAGCTGCCGCCGATGTTATCCGGCGGGAGGCTTCAAAGGGCGATGGAAGTTCTGCCTCCCTATGAGGAGACGGTGAAAGAAAAAGAGATTACAGACAGGCTGATAGGACTGTCTGACCTGTATCAAATCTATCTCCCATCACAGATGTCACAGGAGATTTACAGCAAGCTCTATCTGGCAATGCTGCGTGCCCTCAGGAAAAAGGGGACAAGGCTTGCCATACAGCAGAGCAATGAGAATTACAGGGGAATTTGCGAAACAGGGAAAAACCGCAGTCTGTCATATGAATATACCGGTATTCTCGGGGGAAGCGACAGCTTTACCATCATTGGAACCAGCGGTATTGGGAAATCCAGTGCGATAGCAATGTCGATCCGACTGATGATGGAAAATCCGGTTCTGGAGCTTACAAACCCATACATGAGGGTTCTTCCCTGTGTTGTGGTACAGTGTCCCTTTGATTCTTCGGTCAAGGGAATGCTGCTTGAAATCCTGCGGAAGGTGGATGAGGTGCTGGAAACAAAATATTACGAAGGGGCGCTCCGGGCGAGGTCGACTACGGATATGCTTATTGGTTCTGTCAGTCAGGTCTGTTTAAACCACGTAGGCCTTTTGGTTGTGGATGAAATACAGAATGTGGCAGGCAGCAAAAACGGGAAAAGCCTTATCGGTTCCCTGACACAGCTAATCAATAATTCCGGTATCAGTATCTGTATGGTCGGTACGCCGGAAAGCACGGCCTTCTTTGAACAGGCAATGCCGCTTGCAAGGCGCAGCCTTGGCTTACAGTATGGCCCTATGCCGTATGGGAAGGAATTTTCCTCTTTTTGTGAAGTGCTGTTTTCCTACCAGTATGTGCGGGAACCGTCCTTTCTCAGCGGTCAGATAATTGAATGGCTTTATGAACACAGCGCAGGGGTGGTTTCGAGTGTGGTGTCCCTTATCCATGACGCACAGGAAATCGCTATTTTGGATGGCAGGGAGAAGCTGGATATTGGCACGCTAAATGACGCTTACCGGCAGCGGATGAAGCTGTTACATGGATATATCCGTCCGACAGTGGTACATAACGGACAGTGTTCGGCTCCGAAAAAGAAGCAGGCAGCCGGAGCATATGTTCAAGGGGCTTCGGGAGTAGAAAATGGAAACAGTGACACAGAAGAACACTTGATAGCCGGTCTTGTCGCCGCTGCTAAAGCGGAGCAGGAGAATATTGTCGCAATCCTGAAAAACTATATGGTAGTAACGGAGGTGGGGGTATGA
- a CDS encoding phage/plasmid primase, P4 family: MEETTNNASAPNTGQTSPTSFCESRDSLIEQITKEYLATIDPQNPPSPTKLKEDLLGRIRTEINIVNSIKAKGEKFRYLKELCPAQIAAILLHLYCIARVVTASDDSGYDILALYQTEGENKGTYVSDPAALRRLARQYSYMLDSRGCKEVETILWDTAPRVPRCTEPNLIALNNGIFDYDAKVLHPFTTDKVFLTKSKVNYNILARNIIIHNDEDGTDWDVESWMCSLSDDPEIIRLLWEILGAIIRPNVPWNKSAWFYSTQGNNGKGTLCELMRQLCGKGSYTSISLSDMGKDFMLEPLIHSSAIIVDENNVGTFIDKAANLKAIITGDVLQINRKFKTPISYQFRGFMVQCLNEMPRIKDKSDSFFRRQLFILFEKCFTGRERKYIKEDYLHRPEVLEYVLYKVLNTNYYTLSEPKACKLALEEYREFNDPIRQFIGDILSECVWDLLPFSFVYDLYKAYFKRWNPSGTVQGKSSFLNELLSILAKDPDSEWYCDDKQKKIRTGSKMDKPELFIREYGLVEWVNPHYSSSYDNDKYCRPCLKESYRGLLRKGIS, encoded by the coding sequence ATGGAAGAAACTACAAACAATGCTTCTGCCCCAAATACCGGGCAGACATCACCTACATCATTCTGTGAAAGCCGGGATTCCCTTATCGAGCAAATCACAAAGGAATATCTCGCAACCATTGACCCGCAGAATCCTCCATCGCCAACAAAACTCAAAGAAGATTTGCTGGGCCGAATCAGAACGGAAATCAATATTGTAAATTCCATCAAAGCGAAAGGGGAAAAATTCCGTTATCTCAAGGAACTCTGTCCCGCACAGATCGCAGCGATTTTGCTTCACCTCTATTGCATTGCCCGGGTGGTTACTGCAAGTGATGACAGTGGCTACGATATTCTGGCCCTCTACCAAACGGAAGGGGAAAACAAAGGCACCTATGTTTCAGATCCAGCTGCTCTCCGTAGACTTGCGAGACAATACAGCTATATGTTGGACAGCCGTGGCTGCAAAGAGGTAGAAACAATTTTATGGGACACTGCACCTCGCGTCCCCCGCTGTACGGAACCAAACCTTATCGCCCTTAACAATGGTATTTTTGATTATGACGCAAAGGTTCTCCATCCTTTTACAACGGATAAGGTCTTTCTTACAAAATCAAAAGTGAATTATAACATTTTGGCCAGAAATATCATTATTCATAATGATGAAGATGGTACAGACTGGGATGTAGAATCATGGATGTGCAGCTTATCTGACGACCCCGAAATTATTCGTCTTTTATGGGAAATTCTGGGGGCAATCATCCGGCCTAATGTGCCATGGAACAAATCGGCATGGTTTTACAGCACTCAAGGCAACAACGGAAAAGGAACACTTTGCGAGCTCATGCGCCAGCTTTGTGGAAAAGGAAGTTATACTTCTATCTCTCTTTCCGATATGGGGAAAGACTTCATGCTCGAACCGCTTATCCATTCCAGTGCCATTATTGTTGACGAGAATAATGTTGGCACCTTTATTGATAAGGCTGCGAACCTGAAAGCCATTATTACCGGTGATGTGCTTCAAATTAACCGCAAATTTAAGACTCCCATCTCCTATCAGTTCCGGGGTTTTATGGTACAGTGTCTGAATGAAATGCCAAGAATCAAGGATAAATCCGATTCCTTTTTTCGCCGCCAGCTGTTCATTTTGTTTGAAAAATGCTTTACCGGAAGGGAACGCAAGTATATCAAGGAGGACTATCTGCACAGGCCGGAGGTTTTGGAATATGTGCTGTATAAGGTACTGAACACGAATTACTATACACTCAGCGAACCAAAAGCGTGCAAACTTGCGCTGGAAGAATACAGGGAGTTCAACGACCCGATTCGGCAGTTTATCGGCGATATTCTCTCCGAATGTGTGTGGGATTTACTTCCCTTCTCCTTTGTTTACGATTTATATAAGGCATACTTTAAAAGATGGAATCCCTCAGGCACCGTACAGGGGAAAAGTAGTTTCCTTAACGAACTGCTCTCAATTCTTGCCAAAGACCCGGATTCCGAATGGTACTGTGACGATAAGCAAAAAAAGATTCGCACAGGCAGCAAAATGGATAAACCGGAACTGTTTATCCGGGAGTACGGATTGGTTGAATGGGTAAACCCCCACTACAGTTCCAGTTATGATAACGATAAATACTGTAGGCCATGCCTGAAAGAAAGTTACCGTGGCTTGCTCCGAAAAGGAATCTCATAA
- a CDS encoding helix-turn-helix transcriptional regulator, giving the protein MISYAPLWDTMQKKGITTYTLIYKKGFSPYTITMLKRNQSITMNTLEKLCAVLDCTPNDVVTFTEDDNI; this is encoded by the coding sequence GTGATTTCATACGCCCCACTTTGGGACACGATGCAAAAGAAGGGGATTACCACATACACACTGATTTACAAAAAAGGTTTTAGTCCGTACACGATAACAATGTTAAAAAGAAATCAAAGCATCACGATGAATACACTGGAAAAGTTGTGTGCGGTATTGGATTGTACGCCGAATGATGTTGTTACTTTTACAGAAGATGATAATATTTAA
- a CDS encoding ArdC family protein, with amino-acid sequence MSCKEQMDALEQKLKNGITEYFTSEKYAVLLKVMSKFHHYSFNNAVLIAAQCPQASYVTGYTNWKQSFNRIVRKGEKAIRIIAPCPYKVTNEETGEEEEKLSFRAASVFDISQTMQIPETEEIRLELPELVGDVADFESIIGAIIAAASASVSYEPVAGGAKGCYLPSEHRIIIQPDMSQLQTIKTLIHESAHAHLHNTEALKGRKADRETKEIEAESVAFIVSDMLGLDTSEYSFEYIATWEGKDDLKQLNASMKLIRDTANVMFDNIQVVLQNAA; translated from the coding sequence ATGTCATGTAAAGAACAGATGGACGCCCTTGAGCAGAAGCTAAAAAATGGCATTACTGAATATTTCACATCAGAAAAATACGCTGTCCTGCTCAAGGTCATGAGTAAATTCCATCACTATAGTTTTAATAATGCCGTTCTTATTGCCGCTCAGTGTCCGCAGGCAAGCTATGTAACAGGTTATACGAACTGGAAACAGTCATTTAACCGTATTGTCCGCAAAGGGGAGAAAGCCATCCGTATTATTGCCCCATGTCCATATAAAGTCACGAATGAGGAAACCGGGGAAGAGGAAGAAAAGCTCTCATTCCGGGCCGCTTCTGTATTTGATATCAGTCAGACCATGCAGATACCAGAGACCGAGGAAATCCGGCTGGAACTGCCGGAACTTGTGGGGGATGTTGCGGATTTTGAATCGATCATCGGTGCGATCATAGCAGCGGCTTCCGCTTCGGTATCTTATGAGCCTGTCGCTGGTGGGGCGAAGGGGTGTTACCTGCCGTCTGAGCACCGTATTATCATACAACCGGATATGTCGCAGCTACAGACCATAAAAACGCTTATCCATGAATCAGCACATGCCCATTTGCACAATACAGAGGCATTAAAGGGCCGCAAGGCTGACCGTGAGACAAAAGAAATAGAAGCGGAATCGGTGGCGTTTATTGTTTCGGATATGCTGGGCCTTGATACTTCGGAATACAGCTTTGAGTATATCGCAACATGGGAAGGAAAAGACGACTTGAAGCAGCTGAATGCTTCGATGAAACTGATCCGTGATACCGCAAACGTCATGTTCGATAATATACAGGTGGTATTACAGAACGCCGCTTAA